One Acidimicrobiales bacterium DNA segment encodes these proteins:
- a CDS encoding acyltransferase family protein: protein MAAPAATAPAPPPAPSPSDPATRGYRPHLDGVRAVAVAMVILFHLGYAWIPGGFVGVDVFFVLSGYLITGLLVGEATGRGTVGLGRFYARRARRLLPASIAVLAAVMVAGHHLFDPVQKQALGWDTTFAAFYSANWRAALAGGDYFAPGDVPSPLVHYWSLAVEEQFYLVWPALFLGLYRLSTRGRARDAVGRLLAAVLVLAVASAVASVALAGSSLTYYGTHTRAYQLLAGAALALAARHRGWAFPDTRAGRGAAGVSAVAALAALAALAHRVTDASAYPGWPGLAVTGASLALIAGVDLAPPGPVARLVGHRSLAAVGRLSYSLYIWHWPVIVFLPLVAARPEVDRPGLAERPALVAVTGALALVSYLVVERPVRFRLAGAARPAAVVGTGLALSLVAGAVAYPLFQPRDDWDQAALVAVRDLAEPGRCPYFEEDWPSPAGSEPCVHRDGDGPVVALVGDSHAQQWQPALEELAEGSDARIVRATRGGCPANDVVAYALQPDGRRVTDTACAEWRHHVYRDLVERFAPDVVIVATRSHVRGLVSGGRDVHPTDPAHLGLWREGWDWTLRTLSAGGARVVVSETIPTLPERVPACLIRRGQAGRHACDFPVAADAVVPRYNTALREAVAAVPAAGVIDPTPIGCPGGTCPALLDGVIVHRDDNHLSARFVRHRAGAFAALLRTAGARL, encoded by the coding sequence ATGGCCGCGCCCGCCGCCACGGCCCCCGCACCCCCGCCGGCCCCGTCCCCGTCCGACCCGGCCACCCGGGGCTACCGGCCCCACCTGGACGGCGTCCGGGCCGTGGCCGTGGCCATGGTCATCCTGTTCCACCTCGGCTACGCCTGGATCCCCGGCGGGTTCGTCGGCGTCGACGTGTTCTTCGTCCTCTCCGGCTACCTCATCACCGGTCTCCTGGTGGGGGAGGCCACCGGGCGGGGCACCGTGGGGCTGGGCCGCTTCTACGCCCGCCGGGCCCGGCGGCTGCTGCCGGCGTCGATCGCCGTGCTGGCCGCGGTCATGGTGGCCGGCCACCACCTGTTCGACCCGGTGCAGAAGCAGGCGCTGGGGTGGGACACCACCTTCGCCGCCTTCTACAGCGCCAACTGGCGGGCCGCCCTGGCCGGCGGCGACTACTTCGCCCCCGGCGACGTGCCCAGCCCCCTGGTGCACTACTGGTCCCTGGCCGTGGAGGAGCAGTTCTACCTGGTGTGGCCGGCCCTGTTCCTGGGCCTCTACCGCCTCTCCACCCGGGGCCGGGCCCGTGACGCCGTGGGCCGCCTGCTGGCCGCGGTGCTGGTCCTGGCCGTGGCCTCGGCCGTGGCCTCGGTGGCCCTGGCCGGGTCGTCGCTGACCTACTACGGCACCCACACCCGGGCCTACCAGCTCCTGGCCGGCGCGGCGCTGGCCCTGGCCGCCCGCCACCGGGGGTGGGCCTTCCCCGACACCCGGGCCGGGCGGGGGGCGGCCGGCGTCTCGGCCGTGGCCGCCCTGGCCGCCCTGGCCGCCCTGGCCCACCGGGTCACCGACGCCTCGGCCTACCCGGGGTGGCCCGGCCTGGCCGTCACCGGGGCCAGCCTGGCCCTCATCGCCGGGGTCGACCTGGCCCCGCCCGGCCCCGTGGCCCGGCTGGTCGGGCACCGATCGTTGGCCGCCGTGGGCCGGCTGTCCTACAGCCTCTACATCTGGCACTGGCCGGTGATCGTGTTCCTGCCCCTGGTGGCGGCCCGGCCCGAGGTGGACCGGCCCGGGCTGGCCGAGCGCCCGGCCCTGGTGGCGGTGACCGGGGCCCTGGCCCTGGTGTCGTACCTGGTGGTCGAGCGGCCCGTCCGCTTCCGGCTGGCCGGGGCGGCTCGCCCGGCGGCCGTGGTGGGCACCGGCCTGGCCCTCTCGCTGGTGGCCGGGGCGGTGGCCTACCCGCTGTTCCAGCCCCGGGACGACTGGGACCAGGCCGCCCTGGTGGCGGTGCGCGACCTGGCCGAGCCCGGCCGCTGCCCCTACTTCGAGGAGGACTGGCCGTCCCCGGCCGGCAGCGAGCCGTGCGTGCACCGCGACGGCGACGGCCCGGTGGTGGCCCTGGTGGGCGACTCCCACGCCCAGCAGTGGCAGCCGGCCCTGGAGGAGCTGGCCGAGGGCAGCGACGCCCGCATCGTCCGGGCCACCCGGGGCGGGTGCCCGGCCAACGACGTCGTGGCCTACGCCCTCCAGCCCGACGGCCGGAGGGTGACCGACACGGCCTGCGCCGAGTGGCGCCACCACGTCTACCGGGACCTGGTCGAGCGGTTCGCCCCCGACGTGGTCATCGTGGCCACCCGGTCCCACGTCCGGGGCCTGGTGTCGGGCGGGCGCGACGTGCACCCCACCGACCCGGCCCACCTGGGCCTGTGGCGGGAGGGCTGGGACTGGACGCTGCGCACCCTCTCGGCCGGCGGCGCCCGGGTGGTGGTCAGCGAGACCATCCCCACCCTGCCCGAGCGGGTGCCGGCCTGCCTGATCCGCCGGGGCCAGGCCGGCCGCCACGCCTGCGACTTCCCGGTCGCCGCCGACGCGGTGGTGCCCCGCTACAACACGGCCCTGCGGGAGGCGGTGGCCGCTGTCCCCGCCGCCGGGGTCATCGACCCGACGCCCATCGGCTGCCCGGGGGGGACCTGCCCGGCCCTGCTGGACGGGGTCATCGTCCACCGCGACGACAACCACCTGAGCGCCCGCTTCGTCCGTCACCGGGCCGGCGCCTTCGCCGCCCTGCTCCGCACCGCCGGGGCCCGCCTCTGA